Proteins encoded together in one Manis pentadactyla isolate mManPen7 chromosome 6, mManPen7.hap1, whole genome shotgun sequence window:
- the TIMM21 gene encoding mitochondrial import inner membrane translocase subunit Tim21 has translation MLCTFLRAIQYTEKLHRSSGKRLFLPHLVLSKACLKTKPSLRWGLPGQEKTVRPGRVLGVPQKTLWTQGQSPRGAEEDSSKQVSVRSQRGEPAIPTSQKVKEAGRDFTYLIVVLIGISVTGGLFYTIFRELFSSTSPNKIYGKALEKCRSHPEVVSVFGEPVKGYGEMTRRGRRQHVSFIEYVKDGLKHMRVKFYIEGSEPGKLGTVHLEVKENPGSGKYEFRYIFVELESYPRRTIVIEDNRSESN, from the exons ATGCTTTGTACTTTTCTGAGAGCTATACAATATACAGAGAAGCTGCACAGGTCCTCGGGGAAACGGTTGTTTTTGCCACACCTTGTGCTCAGTAAAGCTTGCTTGAAGACAAAGCCCAGTTTGAGATGGGGGCTGCCGGGCCAGGAGAAAACAGTGCGCCCTGGACGTGTGCTTGGAGTCCCCCAGAAGACCCTCTGGACGCAGGGACAGAGCCCCCGGGGAGCAGAGGAAGACAGCAGCAAGCAAGTGTCTGTGCGCAGTCAGAGAGGGGAGCCCGCCATCCCAACGTCACAGAAAG TGAAAGAAGCTGGAAGAGATTTTACCTACTTAATAGTGGTGCTTATTGGAATCAGCGTTACAG GTGGCTTGTTTTACACGATTTTCAGAGAACTTTTCTCTTCAACCAGTCCTAATAAGATATATGGCAAAGCCTTAGAAAAATGCCGATCGCATCCAGAG GTTGTAAGTGTCTTTGGGGAGCCTGTTAAAGGCTATGGTGAGATGACAAGACGTGGCCGGAGGCAGCATGTCAG TTTTATTGAATATGTAAAAGATGGGCTGAAACACATGCGTGTGAAATTCTACATCGAGGGCTCGGAGCCTGGGAAGCTGGGAACAGTGCATCTGGAAGTGAAAGAG aacCCAGGAAGTGGCAAATACGAATTCCGGTATATCTTTGTGGAACTTGAGTCCTACCCTAGAAGAACTATTGTCATCGAAGATAATCGATCTGAAAGTAATTAA
- the FBXO15 gene encoding F-box only protein 15 isoform X3, with product MATGRGRLVQHHCRGLRELRWPLGGGGAAPGRAGFRKDPSLKGAAGRNALQQYARWEKDCEKPPTNCSVSLDRMPPEILLKIFAYLDAATLLCTGCVNRRFYHLANDNFIWIRIYSTAFSPKRFNWEAHSVEKTAVSVSVLSVEDKEAGYWKKEYITKQTVSVKAALAEVLRPVNPYTGLPAKTKEALRISGLGWVIILKEKSGKEHILKHVDLSINNASAAAVWYGKHWPRLAALSGLDLCGAMPVFMHWPKTPSKNGPRWHSLIAKYNLSDLTGSTMIGCDGLIRIFCLNPGLLVGLWKREEELAFVTANLHFHHLVERSTLGSATVPYEPPPHSPLLDDTPEYGLHDYQLHVDMHSSGISYLSGTFRSLCTKKELFYPGRNSLGCIWEALLVFQLPGLHEVSQVL from the exons ATGGCGACTGGACGCGGCCGGCTCGTTCAGCATCACTGCCGCGGCCTCCGGGAGCTGCGTTGGCCgctcggcggcggcggcgcagCCCCGGGGAGGGCCGGGTTCAG AAAGGATCCAAGTCTCAAAGGTGCTGCAGGCAGAAATGCTCTGCAGCAATATGCCAGGTGGGAAAAGGACTGTGAGAAACCCCCCACTAACTGTTCTGTGTCTCTGGATAG GATGCCTCCGGAAATCCTGCTGAAGATCTTTGCCTACTTGGATGCTGCGACTCTGCTTTGTACTGGATGTGTGAACAGGCGCTTTTATCATCTGGCCAATGACAA ttttatttGGATCAGAATCTACTCCACTGCCTTTTCGCCTAAAAGATTTAATTGGGAAGCTCATTCAGTAGAGAAGACAGCTGTGTCTGTGAGCGTACTGTCAGTTGAGGATAAAGAAGCTGGATACTGGAAGAAAGAATATATTACAAAACAAACAGTATCTGTAAAAGCAGCGCTAGCTGAGGTTCTCAGACCTGTCAACCCTTACACGGGCCTCCCAGCTAAAACCAAGGAGGCACTCAG AATATCAGGTTTAGGTTGGGTAATTATACTGAAGGAGAAGAGTGGAAAAGAGCACATCCTGAAGCACGTTGATCTTTCCATCAACAACGCGTCAGCTGCAGCCGTGTGGTATGGCAAACACTGGCCACGACTGGCCGCTCTGTCAGGTCTAGATCTGTGCGGGGCGATGCCAGTTTTTATGCACTGGCCTAAAACCCCCTCCAAAAATGG ACCTCGATGGCATTCATTAATTGCAAAGTACAATCTGAGTGATCTAACTGGATCCACCATGATTGGCTGTGATGGGCTCATTCGGATCTTCTGCCTCAACCCAGGCCTGCTGGTGGGGCTTTGGAAG AGGGAGGAAGAACTGGCTTTTGTTACGGCAAATCTTCATTTCCATCACCTTGTGGAGAGGAGCACATTAGGCTCGGCCActgt ccCTTATGAGCCACCTCCTCATAGCCCTCTTTTGGATGACACCCCAGAATATGGACTGCATGACTACCAACTCCATGTTGATATGCACAGCAGTGGAATTTCCTACCTGAGTGGCACATTTCGCAGTCTCTGTACCAAGAAAG